Genomic segment of Paenalkalicoccus suaedae:
CGTGGGAATATCTCTATCAGCGCTTCTTATTAGTGCTAATTGGATCATTTTCATTTGGTCAGTTGCGAATGAACGAATGGTTGAGGTAAGTCTCGGATACTACATAAATCCACTTCTAAATGTTGTTTTAGGGGTTCTCTTTTTTAAAGAAACGTTGTTAAAAAAACAGTGGCTCGCGATTGGACTCGCGACACTAGGTGTCCTAGTCCTTACTCTATCTTTTGGTCAAATTCCTTACTTAGCGTTAACACTAGCATTGACGTTTGGACTATATGGACTTGTAAAAAAACAAACGAAATTGTCTTCTATGACAGGACTCATTATTGAGACCTTGCTTTTGATGCCTATTGCATTAGCATTTATCATGATTGTGCATCCAAGCCTATCATCGGCACTCTATTTACAAAACGGCTTAAGCTATGCCATTTTATTAGCCGGTACAGGGGTAGCTACAGCTATTCCACTTATTTTATTTGGCTTTAGCGCACAGCGTATTCCGTTCTCCTTACTTGGGCTCTTACAATACGTCGCACCAACGATTATGTTAGGATTAGGAGTTCTATTATATGGAGAGCCCTTCACGATCTATCACACAATAGCCTTCCTATGCATATGGATAGCACTAGGTATGTATTCGCTCTCTCGGAAATCAACATCTTTAAAACATGTTAATAAGCCTCTGAAAGAGGGTACAAGTAACTAGTACCAATAAAGGGAGGGATAACGTTGCATACAGCACAAGATGTATCCGTTTCACAAGAAGATAAACTAGTAGCCGCGTTAATTTATGGAATTAGTTTCTTTACGGCATTTATCGGACCACTTGTCATATGGATCCTTAAGAAAGACAGTTCTGATTTTGTCGATCATCACGGACGTGAATATTTAAATTTCTTTATTAGCTATACAATTTATGGACTTATTGCATCTTTATTAGCACTTATATTAATTGGGTTTTTAATTCTAGGTGTTCTTGGGATCGCAGCTTTTGTTATCACAGTTGTTGGAATCGTGAAGGCGATTCAAGGAGACA
This window contains:
- the rarD gene encoding EamA family transporter RarD; its protein translation is MSDYKQGLLAGVGAYLLWGLLPIYWKLVESVPATEVLAFRIIWSFIFLVVLFIFMRKLPQLHDDIRYIVTHPKIIVGISLSALLISANWIIFIWSVANERMVEVSLGYYINPLLNVVLGVLFFKETLLKKQWLAIGLATLGVLVLTLSFGQIPYLALTLALTFGLYGLVKKQTKLSSMTGLIIETLLLMPIALAFIMIVHPSLSSALYLQNGLSYAILLAGTGVATAIPLILFGFSAQRIPFSLLGLLQYVAPTIMLGLGVLLYGEPFTIYHTIAFLCIWIALGMYSLSRKSTSLKHVNKPLKEGTSN
- a CDS encoding DUF4870 domain-containing protein, encoding MHTAQDVSVSQEDKLVAALIYGISFFTAFIGPLVIWILKKDSSDFVDHHGREYLNFFISYTIYGLIASLLALILIGFLILGVLGIAAFVITVVGIVKAIQGDRFRIPFIFRLL